One part of the Lachnospiraceae bacterium JLR.KK002 genome encodes these proteins:
- a CDS encoding AAA family ATPase → MKITEIQIKNFGKLHNINIRPLSGINVIYGENETGKSTLQQFITGMLFGIEKQKGPGSQNDSYRQYEPWNDSSSYSGGLKFTVDGKPFFLERNFYHKEPSVKLVNERDLEELSVEQGDLEMLLGGMKKETYENTFCIRQAEVETDREFSDILQNYFVNASLGQEGGVDLTGARKRLKARQEKARQKLQEKKEERKNREEKLLLEEKLLKKDVEQLKKQKNDGYKGLMHRPDEIIPPEHDTNQMAEYLRDIRQQKQQKDYKMRFAFSLFLILAAAGAGIWNGLAHGLFQGAAPGWIILEAALCILFLLGCTGMWFWHKKSRNLKLLRRQQEEEARERNQYTSMEREQQRYKEQQEKQARKQAVEELLQIQLLEKQAELMNLQEERREWRIPSEEEQEYERQVRAYELALRTLEQLSQETYQDTRARMEQEMSEILSELTNGTYRKIGMDAQMNLVATAGKRRLYPWQLSRGTMEQMYVALRMGAGGFLTREESMPVLLDEVFAAFDEKRLEGAMKWLGRQNGQIFLFTCQKREMEILERQGIPFGKIMLSR, encoded by the coding sequence ATGAAGATTACAGAAATTCAGATAAAAAATTTTGGAAAACTCCATAATATCAATATCCGGCCCCTTTCGGGCATTAATGTGATTTACGGGGAAAATGAAACGGGAAAATCCACCCTGCAGCAGTTTATCACGGGCATGTTGTTCGGGATAGAGAAGCAGAAGGGGCCGGGAAGCCAGAATGACAGCTACCGTCAATATGAACCCTGGAACGACAGCTCCAGTTATTCAGGCGGCCTGAAATTTACGGTAGATGGAAAACCATTTTTTCTGGAACGGAATTTTTACCATAAGGAGCCCTCTGTAAAACTGGTAAATGAGCGGGATCTGGAAGAACTTTCCGTGGAACAGGGCGACCTGGAAATGCTTCTGGGAGGCATGAAAAAGGAAACCTATGAAAACACTTTCTGTATCCGGCAGGCAGAGGTGGAAACAGACCGGGAATTCTCGGATATTCTTCAGAATTATTTTGTAAATGCATCTCTGGGGCAGGAAGGGGGCGTGGATCTGACCGGCGCCCGGAAACGGTTGAAAGCCAGACAGGAGAAAGCCAGACAGAAGCTGCAGGAGAAGAAGGAAGAACGGAAGAACCGGGAGGAAAAACTGCTGTTGGAAGAAAAACTGCTGAAAAAAGATGTGGAGCAGCTGAAAAAGCAGAAAAATGACGGTTACAAAGGTCTTATGCACAGGCCGGATGAAATCATTCCCCCGGAACATGACACCAATCAGATGGCAGAATATCTGCGGGATATCCGTCAGCAGAAACAGCAGAAGGATTATAAGATGCGTTTTGCCTTTTCTCTGTTTCTGATACTGGCGGCAGCAGGTGCAGGAATCTGGAACGGACTGGCTCACGGCCTGTTTCAGGGCGCCGCCCCTGGATGGATTATTCTGGAAGCGGCCCTGTGTATACTGTTTCTTTTGGGCTGTACGGGCATGTGGTTCTGGCATAAGAAATCCAGGAATCTGAAACTGCTGCGCAGACAGCAGGAGGAGGAAGCCAGAGAACGGAACCAGTATACCTCCATGGAGCGGGAACAGCAGCGGTACAAAGAGCAGCAGGAAAAGCAGGCCCGGAAACAGGCGGTGGAAGAACTGCTGCAAATCCAGCTTCTGGAAAAACAGGCGGAGCTGATGAATCTGCAGGAAGAACGGCGGGAATGGAGGATTCCCTCAGAAGAAGAGCAGGAGTATGAACGTCAGGTTCGGGCATATGAGCTGGCGCTCCGGACGCTGGAACAACTGTCTCAGGAGACGTATCAGGATACCAGAGCCAGGATGGAGCAGGAAATGTCTGAAATTCTGTCTGAGCTGACCAACGGGACATACAGAAAAATCGGTATGGACGCTCAGATGAACCTGGTGGCCACAGCGGGAAAACGCAGGCTGTATCCCTGGCAGCTCAGCCGGGGAACCATGGAGCAGATGTACGTGGCGCTGCGGATGGGAGCAGGAGGATTTCTGACCAGAGAGGAGTCCATGCCGGTGCTGCTGGACGAGGTATTTGCAGCTTTTGATGAAAAACGTCTGGAAGGGGCCATGAAATGGCTGGGAAGGCAGAATGGACAGATTTTCCTGTTCACCTGTCAGAAACGTGAAATGGAGATTTTGGAACGGCAGGGAATCCCTTTTGGAAAAATTATGCTGAGCAGATAA
- a CDS encoding ABC transporter permease, with the protein MNIFQKVTIKNLRENRTRTLVTIVGIILSAAMFSATTISISSLRHCLIQSAIYEDGSWYGAFSDISAKDAETLRSDKQVSQAVSLELLGYSELKDCTNESKPFLGIFGIQDDFTELMPIHLTEGRMPENSSELLIPNHLYANGGIQYKLNDRLDLEPGIRRADNGDILTNHTMYLNPVSEELSESSQDDGENSPVSEELIPGEARTYTVVGFYERPSFEDYAAPAYTALTIGEGDSQHLYTSYVRTVSGKNSMSVLNGLCGKLESELFGFEANYSLLRLYGYSGESRYNSVLFGLAGILIAIIMFGSISLIYNAFSISVSERTRQFGLLASIGATRKQLTGSVLFEALFLSCIGIPLGILSGLLGIGVTFFFTKDMIASVLGIPDAGRYGYEAARFIQALGPAGEVSLELHPSFPALALAIGISMLTILISAWIPVKRAVKKSAIDSIRQTGDISIRPGKVKTSRLTEKLFGFEGMLAAKNYKRNRKKYRATVISLFLSIALFISASSWCSYLTDSIRAVLSDSSYDIIYRLHPESGYSEDTLISEMKEINNINSAFYSSELYFTCSLPAAAVSKEYREYRKMTAAQRGETWLESAPLLTEFKLIFLEDDLFRSYLKEQNLPEAPYFNGEKPAAVAVDSLVEYNGHDGKYYSHSLFSDSGHASINLHLIRQMEDYDSAYLTTDSATGELQCRSWNYYNETTETFSLEESCLTIPLAIGATATQAPALFASGNDYPRLFYPYSLMDDVFSALEPDTEYWNLPGTPPGEHVTRTLYFQCENHAETYEAMRSLLISRGLPTDGLYDYAASVESDRAMMTVVNVFAFGFITLISLIAAANVFNTISTNINLRRREFAMLKSVGMTPKGFQKMMNFECLLYGFKGLLYGLPVSFLVTWYIYHTISNGLNTSFYIPWYSIAIAVGSVFLVVFVTMLYSMSRIKKGNTIDVLKNENL; encoded by the coding sequence ATGAACATTTTCCAGAAAGTCACCATAAAGAATCTCAGAGAAAACCGTACCAGGACACTTGTTACCATTGTGGGGATTATACTCTCGGCGGCCATGTTCTCCGCCACCACCATCAGTATTTCCTCCCTGAGGCACTGTCTGATACAGTCCGCCATTTACGAGGACGGAAGCTGGTACGGCGCTTTCTCGGATATTTCCGCAAAAGACGCGGAAACCCTCCGCTCAGATAAACAGGTGAGCCAGGCCGTATCCCTGGAACTGCTGGGATACTCGGAACTGAAGGACTGCACCAATGAATCAAAACCCTTTCTTGGCATTTTCGGCATACAGGATGATTTTACCGAACTGATGCCCATACATCTTACCGAAGGAAGAATGCCGGAAAACAGCAGCGAACTGCTGATTCCCAATCACCTGTACGCCAACGGAGGCATACAGTATAAATTAAACGACAGGCTTGATCTGGAACCTGGAATCCGCAGGGCCGACAACGGGGATATACTGACCAACCATACCATGTATCTGAACCCTGTCAGCGAAGAATTGTCGGAAAGCAGCCAGGATGACGGGGAGAACAGTCCTGTCTCCGAAGAACTGATTCCCGGTGAAGCCAGAACTTACACGGTAGTGGGATTTTATGAACGTCCCTCTTTTGAGGATTACGCCGCTCCTGCTTACACAGCTCTGACTATCGGAGAAGGAGACAGCCAGCACCTTTATACCTCTTATGTGCGCACCGTCTCCGGCAAAAATTCCATGTCCGTTCTGAACGGCCTTTGCGGAAAACTGGAATCCGAACTGTTCGGTTTCGAGGCTAACTATAGTCTGCTGCGCCTGTATGGATATTCCGGAGAAAGCCGGTATAACAGTGTTCTGTTCGGACTGGCCGGGATTTTGATTGCCATTATCATGTTTGGCTCCATTTCACTGATTTACAATGCATTTTCCATCTCCGTCAGTGAACGCACCAGACAGTTCGGACTGCTGGCCTCCATCGGAGCCACCCGAAAACAGCTGACGGGAAGCGTATTATTTGAGGCATTGTTTTTAAGCTGTATCGGTATTCCCCTGGGTATCCTGTCAGGGCTTTTGGGTATCGGCGTCACTTTCTTTTTCACAAAAGACATGATTGCCAGCGTCCTGGGTATTCCCGACGCCGGCAGATACGGATACGAAGCTGCCCGGTTTATCCAGGCACTGGGACCGGCCGGAGAAGTTTCACTGGAACTGCATCCGTCCTTCCCGGCCCTTGCCCTTGCCATCGGCATTTCCATGCTGACCATACTGATTTCCGCCTGGATTCCTGTAAAACGGGCCGTAAAGAAATCAGCCATTGATTCCATCCGCCAGACCGGTGATATTTCCATCCGTCCCGGCAAGGTTAAAACCTCCCGGCTTACGGAAAAACTGTTTGGTTTTGAGGGAATGCTGGCAGCCAAAAATTACAAACGCAACCGGAAGAAGTACCGTGCCACGGTAATTTCCCTGTTTTTAAGCATTGCGCTGTTTATATCCGCCAGTAGCTGGTGCAGTTATCTCACCGATTCCATAAGGGCTGTGCTTTCCGATTCCAGCTATGATATTATTTACCGGCTTCACCCGGAATCCGGCTATTCGGAAGATACCCTTATCTCCGAGATGAAGGAAATAAATAATATAAATTCTGCCTTTTACAGCAGCGAGCTGTACTTCACCTGTTCCCTGCCCGCTGCTGCCGTCAGCAAAGAATACCGGGAATACCGAAAAATGACTGCTGCCCAGCGGGGCGAAACCTGGCTGGAATCTGCACCCCTGCTGACCGAATTTAAACTGATTTTCCTGGAGGATGACTTATTTCGCAGTTACCTGAAAGAGCAGAATCTGCCGGAAGCCCCTTATTTTAACGGGGAAAAACCTGCTGCTGTAGCTGTGGATTCCCTGGTGGAATACAATGGCCACGACGGAAAATATTACAGCCATTCCCTGTTCTCCGACTCCGGGCATGCCAGTATAAATCTGCACCTGATACGCCAGATGGAAGATTATGATTCCGCTTATCTGACCACTGATTCGGCTACCGGAGAACTTCAGTGCAGAAGCTGGAACTATTACAACGAGACAACCGAGACATTTTCACTGGAAGAAAGCTGCCTGACCATTCCCCTTGCCATAGGAGCCACTGCAACGCAGGCCCCCGCATTATTTGCCTCCGGGAATGATTATCCCCGGCTGTTCTATCCTTACAGCCTTATGGATGATGTATTTTCCGCTCTGGAGCCTGACACGGAATACTGGAACCTTCCCGGAACTCCGCCCGGCGAACATGTCACCAGAACTCTGTATTTCCAGTGCGAAAATCACGCGGAAACTTACGAAGCCATGCGCAGTCTCCTGATTTCCAGAGGCCTTCCCACAGACGGTCTGTACGACTATGCAGCCAGCGTGGAAAGCGACCGGGCCATGATGACTGTTGTAAATGTATTTGCCTTTGGGTTTATCACACTGATTTCCCTGATTGCGGCGGCAAACGTATTTAACACCATTTCCACCAATATCAATCTGCGGCGGCGGGAGTTTGCCATGCTGAAATCGGTGGGCATGACCCCGAAAGGATTTCAGAAAATGATGAACTTTGAATGTCTGCTCTACGGGTTTAAGGGGCTGCTCTACGGGCTTCCGGTGTCCTTCCTTGTGACCTGGTACATTTACCATACCATCTCCAACGGACTGAACACCAGCTTCTACATTCCCTGGTACAGCATTGCCATCGCAGTGGGCAGCGTGTTCCTGGTGGTGTTTGTGACCATGCTTTACTCCATGAGCAGGATAAAAAAAGGGAATACCATTGATGTGCTGAAAAACGAGAATCTGTAG
- a CDS encoding ABC transporter ATP-binding protein, which translates to MEILKAEHLTKIYGSGENQVKALDDVSFSVRKGEFLSIIGPSGSGKSTLLHVLGGVDVPTSGKVFMEGTDVYARSESQLAVFRRRQVGLIYQFYNLIPVLNVMENMTLPVLMDSRQVNEQRLEELLNILSLKGREGHLPNQLSGGQQQRVSIGRALMNAPAVVLADEPTGNLDSKNSQEIVELLKYSNKAYKQTLIVITHDENIALQADRIIALEDGKIIRDEVICP; encoded by the coding sequence ATGGAAATTTTAAAAGCAGAACATTTAACGAAAATCTACGGCTCCGGAGAGAATCAGGTGAAAGCGCTGGACGACGTGTCTTTTTCCGTCCGGAAAGGAGAATTTCTCTCCATCATCGGCCCCTCCGGCTCCGGCAAATCCACCTTACTGCATGTGCTGGGCGGCGTGGACGTTCCCACCTCCGGCAAGGTCTTTATGGAAGGAACCGACGTCTATGCCCGGAGCGAGAGCCAGCTTGCCGTTTTCCGCAGACGTCAGGTGGGGCTGATTTACCAGTTCTATAATTTAATTCCCGTACTGAACGTAATGGAAAATATGACTCTTCCGGTGCTGATGGACAGCCGGCAGGTAAATGAGCAGCGTCTGGAGGAACTTCTGAATATCCTGTCCCTGAAGGGCCGGGAAGGGCACCTTCCGAACCAGTTATCCGGCGGCCAGCAGCAGCGGGTCTCCATCGGCAGAGCACTGATGAACGCCCCGGCGGTGGTTCTGGCTGACGAACCCACCGGCAACCTGGATTCCAAAAACAGCCAGGAAATTGTGGAACTGCTGAAATATTCCAACAAAGCCTATAAACAGACTTTAATCGTCATCACCCACGATGAAAATATTGCCCTCCAGGCTGACCGTATCATCGCTCTGGAAGACGGGAAGATTATCAGAGATGAGGTGATCTGTCCATGA
- a CDS encoding DNA repair exonuclease: MKFIHIADVHLGAKPDKDKPWGKDREQHSWQAFADVITKAGEEQVQLLLIAGDLFHRHPLLRDLKEVNYQFSRIPQTQVVMIAGEHEYLSDYSYYGAFPWGENVHFLKEEKVDYVELEGLCTRVYGLSYHHRNVYENPFQGMMLKKDDYCNILLAHGGDEEHMPFQVNELERMAFDYVALGHLHKPMQITGHKAVMAGALQPVEAGDMGEHGYFMGELEKGACSVTFCPIRYCEYVSMNLKVSEETTREALQDVLAEQIRKAPSHQLFRLVLTGSGNQDNSIDTEALEHMERVVQVMDRCRPDYDFRQLKQRYKEQIPGRYIETLEELPQDEITRKALYYGVEALLAE; this comes from the coding sequence ATGAAGTTCATTCATATAGCAGATGTACATCTGGGGGCAAAACCGGATAAGGACAAACCCTGGGGAAAGGACCGGGAACAGCACAGCTGGCAGGCTTTTGCGGATGTGATTACCAAAGCCGGAGAAGAACAGGTGCAGCTTCTTCTGATAGCCGGAGATTTGTTTCATCGTCATCCCCTGCTGCGGGATTTAAAAGAAGTAAATTACCAGTTTTCCAGAATTCCCCAGACCCAGGTGGTCATGATAGCCGGGGAGCATGAGTATCTCAGCGATTATTCTTATTACGGCGCCTTTCCCTGGGGAGAAAATGTACATTTTCTGAAAGAAGAAAAAGTGGACTATGTGGAACTGGAGGGGCTTTGTACCAGAGTATACGGACTGAGCTATCATCACCGGAATGTTTATGAAAATCCCTTTCAGGGCATGATGCTGAAAAAGGACGATTACTGCAATATCCTTCTGGCTCATGGAGGCGACGAGGAACATATGCCCTTCCAGGTAAATGAGCTGGAACGCATGGCGTTTGACTATGTGGCTCTGGGCCATCTGCACAAACCCATGCAGATAACAGGACATAAGGCAGTGATGGCAGGGGCTTTGCAGCCGGTGGAGGCCGGCGATATGGGTGAGCATGGATATTTTATGGGAGAACTGGAAAAGGGCGCATGCAGCGTCACATTCTGTCCCATCCGTTATTGTGAATATGTTTCCATGAATCTGAAAGTAAGCGAGGAAACCACCAGGGAGGCTCTGCAGGATGTGCTGGCGGAACAGATAAGAAAAGCGCCGTCCCATCAGCTATTCCGGCTGGTGCTCACAGGTTCCGGCAATCAGGACAATTCCATTGACACAGAGGCTCTGGAGCATATGGAGCGGGTGGTTCAGGTTATGGACCGGTGCCGGCCGGATTATGATTTCCGGCAGTTGAAACAGCGGTATAAAGAACAGATTCCGGGAAGGTATATTGAGACTCTGGAGGAGCTGCCGCAGGATGAAATTACCCGAAAAGCATTATACTATGGTGTGGAGGCTTTGTTGGCAGAATGA
- a CDS encoding metal-sensing transcriptional repressor: MNSENQPLAHSHDQSHSHDQEQAHSHDRSHSHVHTHEQTQAVLNRMSRAIGHMEAVKRMVEDGRDCSEVLIQIAAVRSAINNIGKLILEDHISHCIVDAVEHGDSQALEDLKNAIEQFVK, from the coding sequence ATGAACAGTGAAAATCAGCCCCTGGCTCATTCTCATGACCAGTCTCATAGCCATGACCAGGAACAGGCTCATTCTCATGACCGGTCTCATTCCCATGTGCACACTCACGAACAGACTCAGGCCGTGCTGAACCGCATGTCCCGTGCCATCGGCCATATGGAGGCGGTAAAACGGATGGTGGAAGACGGCAGGGACTGCAGTGAAGTACTGATACAGATTGCTGCTGTTCGTTCTGCCATCAACAACATTGGAAAACTGATTCTGGAAGACCATATCTCCCACTGTATTGTGGATGCTGTAGAGCATGGGGACAGCCAGGCTCTGGAAGACCTGAAAAATGCCATTGAGCAGTTTGTCAAATAA
- a CDS encoding PBP1A family penicillin-binding protein codes for MSKKKKKKKKYRVFWFFAKLQMLLLLLVAGAMAWYYYGGYARKVSALQQEARMLVQKSSEATFRSVQTSLVYDTNGKLISTLKGEKDVYYLEYEEIPAYAVAAMISIEDKKFYRHNGIDVKAIMRAAKAMIENGEVTQGGSTITQQLSKLIFLTQERTWERKIEEMFIAVGLEKVYSKDKIMEFYLNNVYFGNGYYGIQAAGRGYFNKDARDLSLSQIAFLCAIPNNPSLYDPVTNIDNTMKRRDRILHQMLEDGKISQTTCQQARTEPITLNRPEKTKNDYVETYTYHCAIRALMQQQGFKFRTEFSSEEEKAKYKEEYDALYGECQKNLYTEGYRIYTSIDLDMQQQLQDAVDNGLAEFTEQNEEGIYALQGSAVCIDNHTGFVKAIVGGRNQNLPGYTLNRAYQSFRQPGSAIKPLIVYTPALEGKYTPDTIVQDVRTEEGPSNSSGYYDGDITLRYAVQTSKNTVAWNLLEEITPQEGLSYLKEMKFSRLDAKDNQPASALGGFTNGVSAVEMASGYATLVHDGKFREPTCITRITDAEDNVILETETEEVDVYKMNAARMMTDMLVSVIQEGTGRGLALSNMPSAGKTGTTNDNKDGWFVGYTSYYTTSVWVGYDMPRELPGLSGASYPGSIWHTFMEQVHQGLEPVEFLPYIDESRAPLDNEEYLESLQNEMEDTGEGPEDLQEGAGE; via the coding sequence ATGAGTAAAAAGAAGAAAAAAAAGAAGAAATACCGTGTATTCTGGTTTTTTGCAAAACTCCAGATGCTGCTGCTTCTGCTGGTGGCAGGGGCTATGGCCTGGTATTATTACGGTGGCTATGCCCGGAAGGTGAGCGCATTGCAGCAGGAAGCCAGAATGCTTGTGCAGAAATCCAGCGAAGCTACTTTCCGCTCCGTACAGACCAGTCTGGTGTACGATACCAACGGAAAGCTGATTTCCACACTTAAGGGTGAAAAGGACGTATATTATCTGGAATATGAAGAGATTCCGGCTTATGCGGTGGCGGCCATGATCAGCATTGAAGACAAGAAATTTTACCGCCATAACGGTATTGACGTAAAAGCCATTATGCGGGCGGCCAAAGCCATGATAGAAAACGGAGAGGTAACCCAGGGAGGAAGTACCATTACCCAGCAGCTTTCCAAACTGATTTTTCTGACCCAGGAGCGCACCTGGGAACGTAAGATAGAGGAAATGTTCATTGCGGTGGGCCTGGAAAAGGTGTACAGCAAGGATAAAATTATGGAATTTTATCTGAATAACGTATATTTTGGAAATGGCTATTACGGAATACAGGCGGCCGGCAGAGGGTATTTTAATAAGGACGCCAGGGATCTTTCCCTGTCTCAGATTGCTTTTCTGTGCGCCATTCCCAACAATCCCAGCCTGTATGACCCGGTGACCAATATAGATAATACCATGAAGCGGCGGGACAGGATTCTGCACCAGATGTTAGAGGACGGGAAAATCAGCCAGACCACCTGTCAGCAGGCCAGGACGGAACCAATTACCCTGAACCGGCCGGAAAAGACGAAAAACGACTATGTGGAAACCTACACATACCACTGTGCCATCCGGGCGCTCATGCAGCAGCAGGGCTTTAAATTCCGGACGGAATTTTCCTCGGAGGAGGAAAAGGCAAAATATAAGGAAGAATACGACGCGCTGTACGGGGAATGCCAGAAGAATCTCTATACGGAAGGGTACCGGATTTATACTTCCATTGATCTGGATATGCAGCAGCAGCTTCAGGATGCGGTGGATAACGGACTGGCAGAATTTACGGAGCAGAACGAAGAAGGCATTTATGCATTGCAGGGCTCTGCTGTGTGCATTGACAATCATACAGGCTTTGTAAAAGCCATTGTGGGCGGAAGAAACCAGAACCTGCCCGGCTATACTCTGAACCGGGCGTATCAGAGCTTCCGGCAGCCGGGCAGCGCCATCAAACCTCTGATTGTGTATACGCCGGCTTTGGAGGGAAAGTACACTCCTGACACCATCGTGCAGGATGTCAGGACCGAGGAAGGCCCTTCCAATTCCAGCGGTTATTATGACGGGGATATTACCCTGCGGTATGCGGTGCAGACTTCCAAAAACACTGTGGCCTGGAACCTGCTGGAAGAAATAACTCCCCAGGAGGGGCTTTCCTATCTGAAAGAAATGAAGTTTTCCAGACTGGATGCCAAAGACAATCAGCCAGCCAGTGCGCTGGGAGGATTTACCAACGGGGTATCCGCGGTGGAGATGGCCTCCGGCTATGCCACCCTGGTTCACGACGGCAAATTCCGGGAGCCCACCTGTATTACAAGAATTACCGATGCGGAAGATAATGTGATTCTGGAGACGGAAACGGAAGAAGTGGACGTCTATAAAATGAACGCGGCCCGTATGATGACGGATATGCTGGTGTCTGTGATACAGGAGGGGACCGGCAGGGGCCTTGCACTGAGCAATATGCCCTCTGCCGGAAAGACCGGAACCACCAACGACAACAAAGACGGATGGTTCGTGGGCTATACCAGCTATTATACCACCAGTGTGTGGGTGGGATATGATATGCCGCGGGAGCTGCCGGGGCTGTCCGGAGCCAGCTATCCGGGAAGTATCTGGCACACCTTTATGGAACAGGTGCACCAGGGGCTGGAACCGGTGGAATTCCTGCCCTATATAGACGAGAGCAGGGCCCCTCTGGATAACGAGGAATATCTGGAAAGCCTGCAGAATGAGATGGAAGATACGGGCGAGGGGCCGGAGGATTTGCAGGAAGGAGCGGGGGAATAA
- the greA gene encoding transcription elongation factor GreA: MREQLTRSDVKKIEEEIEYRKLVVRKEALEAVKEARAHGDLSENFEYHAAKKDKNKNESRIRYLERMLKTAVIVSDSSREDEVGINNTVTVYFEEDDEEQVFRLVTSIRGNSMKNRISTESPIGKAILGRKVGDRIQIKVNEDYSYYIVIKQIENTAEEAGETIRSF, from the coding sequence ATGAGAGAACAGCTAACCAGAAGTGATGTAAAGAAAATAGAAGAAGAAATAGAATACCGGAAGCTGGTAGTGCGCAAAGAAGCGCTGGAAGCAGTAAAAGAAGCCAGAGCTCACGGAGATTTAAGTGAGAATTTTGAGTATCATGCGGCAAAAAAAGACAAGAACAAGAACGAGAGCAGAATCCGCTATCTGGAACGGATGCTGAAAACAGCGGTGATTGTGTCCGATTCCTCCAGAGAAGATGAGGTGGGAATCAATAATACGGTGACGGTGTACTTTGAGGAAGATGACGAAGAACAGGTATTTCGTCTGGTGACTTCCATCCGGGGCAATTCCATGAAGAACCGTATCAGCACGGAATCCCCCATTGGAAAAGCCATTCTGGGCCGCAAAGTCGGCGACAGAATCCAGATAAAAGTCAATGAAGATTACAGTTATTATATCGTGATTAAACAAATAGAAAACACAGCGGAAGAAGCCGGAGAAACCATACGCAGCTTTTAA
- a CDS encoding tRNA threonylcarbamoyladenosine dehydratase, with protein MEERFMRTGLLLGEAALEKLAGSRVAVFGIGGVGGYAAEALARSGVGHLELTDRDVVSISNMNRQIIATTKTLGKYKTQVMKERILEINPRAEVTVHNCFFLPETAEEFDFRAYDYVVDAVDTVTAKIELVMRAEEAGVPVISSMGAGNKLEPWRFEVADIYDTSVCPLARVMRRELKKRGVRKLKTVYSREEPRQPQVRISDESGKIIPGSTAFVPPAAGLILAGEVVKDLVM; from the coding sequence ATGGAAGAAAGATTTATGCGGACCGGACTGCTTCTTGGAGAAGCGGCGCTGGAAAAACTGGCCGGCTCCAGGGTGGCGGTTTTCGGTATCGGCGGTGTGGGCGGTTATGCGGCGGAAGCTCTGGCAAGAAGCGGCGTGGGACATCTGGAACTGACGGACAGGGACGTGGTCAGCATTTCCAATATGAACCGGCAGATTATTGCCACAACAAAAACGCTGGGAAAATATAAAACACAGGTTATGAAAGAACGGATTCTGGAAATCAATCCCAGAGCAGAGGTAACGGTCCACAATTGCTTTTTTCTGCCGGAAACAGCGGAAGAATTTGATTTCAGGGCATACGACTATGTGGTGGATGCTGTAGATACGGTAACAGCCAAAATCGAGCTGGTGATGAGAGCAGAGGAGGCCGGCGTTCCCGTCATTTCCAGTATGGGTGCAGGCAATAAGCTGGAGCCCTGGCGGTTTGAGGTGGCAGATATCTATGATACTTCTGTCTGCCCTCTGGCGCGGGTTATGCGCCGGGAACTGAAAAAGAGGGGCGTCCGGAAATTGAAGACCGTTTATTCCAGAGAGGAGCCCAGGCAGCCTCAGGTAAGGATATCCGACGAATCCGGAAAAATAATACCGGGAAGCACTGCTTTTGTGCCTCCGGCAGCGGGGCTGATACTTGCCGGAGAAGTTGTGAAAGACCTGGTTATGTAA
- a CDS encoding glycerol-3-phosphate responsive antiterminator, with protein sequence MKKEYREAIEDSHVIAAVNTFDGLEKALTCESHIIFILFGDICNISEIVAKVKAAGKLAVIHIDLITGLASKEIAVDFIRQRTEADGIISTKPGLIKYAARLSLFTVLRFFVIDSLALSNIERQLQNVRPDVIEILPALMPRILSKICRMASVPVITGGLVDDKDDVISMLSAGAACVSSTSEEIWQL encoded by the coding sequence ATGAAAAAAGAATATCGTGAAGCAATTGAAGATTCTCATGTCATTGCAGCCGTAAATACGTTTGACGGCCTGGAAAAGGCTCTGACCTGCGAAAGCCATATTATTTTTATTCTGTTCGGGGATATCTGCAATATTTCTGAAATTGTGGCAAAAGTAAAAGCTGCCGGCAAACTGGCTGTCATCCATATCGACCTGATTACCGGTCTGGCTTCCAAAGAAATTGCTGTGGATTTCATCAGACAGCGCACAGAAGCCGACGGCATTATATCCACCAAACCCGGATTAATAAAATATGCGGCCAGATTATCTTTATTCACGGTACTCCGCTTTTTCGTCATTGATTCTCTGGCTCTTTCCAATATTGAACGGCAGCTTCAGAACGTCCGGCCGGATGTAATTGAGATACTTCCTGCCCTGATGCCCCGGATTCTCAGCAAAATCTGTCGTATGGCCAGTGTGCCTGTGATTACCGGCGGTCTTGTAGACGATAAAGACGATGTGATTTCCATGCTTTCCGCCGGAGCTGCCTGCGTATCCTCTACCAGTGAGGAAATCTGGCAGTTATAA